DNA from Triticum aestivum cultivar Chinese Spring chromosome 7D, IWGSC CS RefSeq v2.1, whole genome shotgun sequence:
gtcgttgcgtcaaggtcgtcacgccaactattgcttctacaactatcgctaacgcatagtgataaagtaaagcaattacatggcgcttgcacttcatacaataaagagacaaccctaaggctcctgccggttgtcgatattataaaacatgatcatctcatacatcaacatatatcacatcatatcttgaccatatcacatcacaacatgccctgcaaaaacaagttagacgtcctctactttgttgttgcaagttttacgtgggtgctacgggcttctagcaagaatcgttcttacctacgcataaaaccacaacggtgattcatcaagtttgttgttttcaccttcttcaaggaccggccgtagtcaaattcgattcaactaaagtaggagaaacagacacccgccagccacctttatgcaaaactagttgcatgtctgtcggtggaaccggtctcatgtgcgtggacatgtaaggttggtccgggccgcttcatcccacaataccgccaaatcaaaataaggcgttggtagtaagcagtatgactatcacctcccacaactctttgtgttctacttgtgcatatcatctacgcatagacctggctcagatgccactatagggaatcgttgcatggaaaacaaaaaaaattcaacgcacacgcaatgatctatccatggagatgcgtatcaacaagggggagagtgtgcctacataccctcgtagaccgtaagtggaagcgtttaacaacgcggttgatgtagtcgaacttcttcgcgctccaaccgatcaagtatcgaacatacgacacctccgtgttctgcacacgttcagctcggtgatgtcctccgccttcttgatccagcaagacggcgaggtagtagatgagttctagcagcacgatggcatggtgacgatgatggtgaagtgatctccgcagggcttcacctaagcactacaaaaatatgaccgggggtgtaaacggtggaggggggcgccgcacacggctaggcaattgtctgttgtgtgctaggtgcccccacccacatatatataggtgggagggagggaggagaagcaaaaggagacgcccaagtaggaggaatcctacttggggtccctcccaagccacgcccccctttccttatttggagtgcggggaaaggcaggggagggtgcccccccccccactttcctttctcccatgagagggaaaggctggaggggctagccctccccttttccttccctagggctgacCAAAcaagggaggggcgcaccagcccctttgtgggctggtctgtcccctcctttggcccataaggccgataacttgccggggggtgcccggaaccccttctggtgacccgattccttcccggtacgtcccaaaacacttctggtgtccaaatactattgtcctatatatcaatctttacttgtcgaatattttgagactcctcgccatgtctgtgatctcatccgggactccgaacaacattcagtcaccaaaacatataactcatataacactatatcgtcaacgaagttaagcgtgcagaccctacgggttcgagaactatgtagacatgaccgaggcacctctccggtcaataactaatagcggaacttggatgcccatattgtctcctacatattctacgaagatctttatcaatcgaaccgttatgataacacacgtaattccctttgtccatcggtatgttacttgcccaagattcgatcgtcggtatcttcatacctagttcaatcttgttaccggctagtttctttactcgttccgtaatacatcaccttgtgactaactcctttagtcatttgcttgcatgcttattatgtgtattaccgagagggcccagagatacctctccgatactcggagtgacaaatcctaatctcgatctatgccaactcaacaaacaccttcggagatacctgtagagcatctttatgatcacccagttacgttgtgacgtttgatagcacacaaggtattcctccgatatccgggagttgcataatctcatagtcgaagaaatatgtatttgacattaagaaagcaatagcaataaaacttaacgatcattatgctaagctaacagatgggtcttgtccatcacatcattctcctaatgatgggatcctgttatcaaatgacaacacatgcctatggttaggaaacctcaaccatctttgatcaacgagctagtctagtagaggcttactagagacacggtatttgtttatgtattcacacatgtatttaagttttcgatcaatacaattctaacatgaataatagacctttatcatgaataaggaaatataaaataacaactttattattgcccccagggcatatttccttcaattgcaatgttttttatttttaattaacGTGCACCATTTTAAATAACCTAGGTTCTCCACCTCATGCAGACTCTATTGTGAAGTGGTAggttgaaaataaaataaaaacgatATGAGATTTGCCGCTATGTCATTCGGCTCTTTCCTGACCTCCACATCTTCCTCTGAGCCCCCCTCCCCCTCGACCACGTCATCTTTGGCCTCTTTATCTCCCTTCTCCCGCAGCTCCAGTTGCCagaagagagaggagagaggccaaaccCGTACTGTGTTTATAGTAGGTGGTTTTCTTTTCTGAATAAACCAGATCTGGTGCTAGCTATTCTTTTCTGTGTGATTTCCTCTACGGTCATGGTGGATGGGGAAATAGCCATTGGAAGTGGATATCATACTGGACCTGAGATCCTACCCCTTGTCCCCGAGTTGGAGGTTTGCACTCGCTCAGTTCTCTACGCTGGCCACCACAATGGTGGTGGAGACATCAAGGAGAACAAGTGGAGCACTAGGATCCAGCATTCGAAGAGAAGTTCATCATCATTGACAATGTTGTCAACAACTCTGTTAGCCGAAGGCGGCCTCATGGAGCGGACATATCTGCATCGGCGCGATCGCATCTTCTTCATCTTGGCTTCGAAGACTATTAGAAGGTAGTGTTGCAACGGTTTGGAGTCCACCCTCTTCTCTGTTATTAGTTGTTGGAGTTGGCGGATGGCCAGCACACAGCCCCAACCTCCATGCAGAAACAAGGGACTGATTTGTAATTTTATGTCTTTGGAGTCCATAGGTTTTGCGCCAATTGGCGCAGAGACCAACTGCAACCACGACCTTATGTGAAAACAACACATCCACCAGCATAGGAAAGTTGCACATTGACTGCTAGGCAGTTGCACATCGATTGCTACATAGTTGCACATAATAGGGACTAAATTGCACACACAAAATTCATTGAGCATGCCCAATGATATATAGTTTTGAAGAGCACGTCGCAGGAATTCCAATGATGAAaaccactgttcaagatatcttccgatattgcgataaatcggctgatttatcgcttaccggtgtgtgaccgataagataaatcggccgatatgccgataaactggccgatttacgcCTTATCATTGGTCGACCGATAAGTTCTCGATAAACGATATCCCCAACGATGGTGAAAACGTATCTTAATTTCAGTTTTCAATTCAAAAGTTACggctttaaaaaataaaaatatgaaataaatgtaTTCACGCTTGTTCAATAGATACCTTTCCTAATATGAATTAGCGGACCAACACTTTTCGAATCTGGTCAGACACTCAGGATTACTAGCGTGCCAACGAGCACTCACTAGACACATCCTTTTAGAAAATTTTAAAATCTAAATTAAATGTGTTCGCACATATTTATATGGGTACTTTTCTAGTAGGGATTGTGGGACCAACACTTAACCACTCTGAATTACTAGCAAGCCAACGATCACTCGTTAGACGCATTTTTTAAAAAATGAGATCTAAATTAAACTGTGTTCACACTTATTCATATGGATCTTTTCTTAGTATGGATTAGCGGGACCAACACCCGGTCACTCCGAATTACTAGTGAGCCAACGACCACTCATTATACGTATCCTTTAAAAAGTAAAATCTGAATTAAATGTGTTCACACTTGTTCACAGGGTACTTTTCTTAATATGGAATAGAGGGGAGCAACATTTTTTAAATCCGGCCAACCACTCGGGATTACTAGTAAGCCAATGACCACTAGCTAAACGCATCCTTTTTGAACAACACTATAAATCTCAAAAAATTTAAATATGGCAAACCAATATTTATTTAACAAATTACATGTCGCGAGCCTGGCAAATCCCTTCAACAAGCATGGCAAATTCTGACGTGTTCAGTTTTTTTGCTACGAATTACCAGACTTTTAGCATTAAACATGGCAAATCAACTTTTTTATAACAAATTACATGTCGTGGCAGTTCTCTTCCGCAAGCATGGCAAATCCTGACGTGTTCAGTTTTTTCTGCTAGGAATTGGCAGACATTTAGCATTTCTGTCATTTTCTTAATCAAGAGATTAATGAAACCCATGCTCCTTCGGGACCCTCCAGTGTTCAAACTATAAAAGTAGGACGCCGATATCCATCACACGTGTGGTATATTCGACATGCGCCCATACACCATGTGTGGTGTGAGTAGGAGGTAgcccacacgggctgtgtgtggGCGGACATTAAAATTGTCCACACGTGTGGAcgcggctacttcgtgccacacgcccaacaagtactactcatctccaccccatgcgtgtggcacgaagcaaaaatgcccacacgtcctggcgcaGCTACCTTAGGTGCcccgcgggatgacgatttagttgccatcctggttggcagatgtagttatttaggatggcaagtgtagttgtaaaagcatggcaactctatctgttttggttaactatagttgctatgtctaatttatggtagttgccgcgtgtaatcaaaccgtagttgccgtgtgtgattaactatttgccacatatggtcaaacagtagttgccatgtgtgtttacctagttgccacgtgtggtccaaccatagttgccatgtattgttaatcacagttgccatgtgtgtttatctggttgccacgtacgcgcaactgcagttgccgtctagcaaagaaccacagttgccatgtgtgtttacctagttgccatgttcgcgtaactgcagttgccatccacaacgtaggagtgtcgtgtggcgaaaagcagttcgcccacacgcgcatgaACTAGGTGGTgactgtgtgggcagaaactagttcgcccacacagcgcaACTGGCAAACAGTGTGGCGCGggcgtgtgggcaaactctccaacgcccacacaccagcatcgtcctacgtggcacaccaaaTTCACCTTtttgtgtcaagattcgtgcaaaagacaGTGAACGGCGATCCAGACGTGTGGACGAGTTAggaaacgcccacacgtgtgaacATTAGTGTTTCCCTAAAAGTAAAGACAGAAACAGAAAATCGAGTGGTCGGTCGGATATTAAAAGACCAGACAATTAGTACTGGTGCAATTAATGAACAATAACACAAACACGCTACATGCCACGAATGGCCATTAACATCTCAAGAAGCATCACACCCTCACCGACAATTGTTTCTTGCAGGAAAGTACACTGTCTCAACTGTAGTACTAGTAGACAACTAGACATCAGAACAAGGATAAAAAATACAACCGACACTTCTTAACCAGGAAAGTAAACCGTCTGAACCAGTAGTCGTCACGAAGGATCCAATCCAATACAACTGACAGTAGCAGCATTCTTTACCCAACAAAGTAAACCATCGTCGGCCATGAATGATTTAGTTTGTTGATCCGATGGATGCCTTGCCTTGGCGTGCAACCCTTCTCTGCTCACTCGCGTGGCTGGTTGGCCATGGGCGGGATGCTCTGCTCGTTCCTGAAGTAGTTGGTGGGATCAACGGCGGCCTTCACCTTGGCGAGCTTCTCGTAGTTGCTGAGGAAGTAGCGCTGGCCCCAGAACCTGGCGTTCTCGGCGGCGCCGAAGTCGTCCTCCAGCGCGTTCTGCCCGATGTCCAGGTCCCGGAAGTTGACGTACGCCTCCCTCGGGTGCTTCGTCACGTGGTGCGCCATGAACCCGTAGAACCCGTCCAGCCAGCtcgtcgccgccggcccgccgtcGGCGCTCATCCAGTACGCGATGTACTGGATCACGTACAGCACCCCGCGCCGGTGCGGGTACGGGGTGGCGTCCTCGGGCACGCCGCACATGAACCCGCCGTGCGGCTCCAGCACGATCACCCCGGCGCCCTTCATCGTGAACCAGCTGGCGTAGATCTCCTTCCACACCGCCTTGGGGATGGCGCGCCGGACGTAGTCGGACTTGCCCTTGCTGAAGGTGGTCGGGCTGGCGGGTCTCGGCAGGAGCACGTCCTCCACCGGCTTGCTGTTGGTGAAGCTGAAGAAGGACAGCGCCGCCGACTGCAGCCACGTCATGGGCTGGCAGTCGGCGCTCGTCATGTTCAGCTCCGGGAAGCGGTCGCGCATCGTCGAGGCGAGCGAGCCGCACTCGCCGAGGTACAGCGCCCGGAACACGGCCTGCTGCCCCGTCACCATCACCGTGATCGTGAGCTCGCTGGGGAGCGCCGGCGCCACGTCCTGCCATTTCGTGAGGATGTCGATGGCGCCCTGCTCCAGCGTCTTGGCGATGTTGAACACTGTCACCGTGGCCGGGACTGGCACCAGCTGCACCTTCCACGAGAGCACCACGCCgaagttgccgccgccgccgccgcggatggCCCAGAACAGGTCCTCCCCCATGCCGGCCCTGTCGAGGAGATCCCCGTTGGCGTTCACCAGCTTGGCGTCCACCACCCTGTCGATGGAGAGCCCGTACTTGCGCATCATCATGCCAATCCCTCCACCGCTGAAGTGGCCGCCCACGCCGATGGTGGGGCACTCGCCGGACGGGAACGCGAGGCGGGGGTTGTTCTTGGCGACGGCGTAGTAGAGCTCCCCGATGGTGGCGCCGGACTCGACCCACGCCGTGGACGCCGCCTCGTCGACGCTGACGGCCCGGAGCGCCGCGAGGTCGAGCAGGCCGAACACCTCCTGCCGCGCCGACCGGTACGACAGGCCCTCGTAGTCGTGCCCGCCGCTGCGCACGCGGAGGCGCACGCCGTGGCCGCGGCCGCACCGGATGGCGGCCTGCACGTGCGACGCGTCGGTGGGCGTGACGATGCACAGCGGCTTGGCCGTGGTGTTGACGAACTTGGCGTTCTTGATGTAGTTGACCAGCACGCCGGCGAAGCTGCTGGAGCACTGCGTGTACACCAGCTCGCCGGGGATCTTGTCCCGCACGCACTGGAGGAAGTCGTCGGAGGAGGCCATGGAAGGAACTGCGGCGAGGAGGAGGCTCGCGAGGAACGCGAGCGCCAGGCCTCTGCCTCTGAGCGTAGCCATTTCCTTTTGCTTCTTCTCTGGCTGCTAAGAAAGTAGGAGTAGTGTGCCTAAGCTGGCCGGagctggctcctttatatactgctCTGCTCGAACACTACTCCTACCACAGTAGGAGTACTAGTATATGTTTCCACTGGTTCACTGCGTGTGCGAGGAGCTTCGGATGGTTTTGCGTGCACGTCAGGCCAAGCGTCGATTCTACTGGTTAGTTAGTTTCTAAAAATCTTAACATGATATGGCGCGCACGTTAAACATCTTCTTAGTAGGAACGGAATCGCATCGCAGCCGATTGATTGGCAATGGCATGCTTAAGCTTGAGCTTCACTCCGGGGCGATCGAGCTTGCGGTTGGCGTCGACGCCTCAACTGACCGACCCACGCTTTTGGAGATTGATGATTTTGTTTCATGGCCACGCGACGGCAGTTCACAACGACTAAATTGGTTTGGTTTGGGCGATCTCCAAGCATACTCCACTTCATACACGCACGCTGAATGTGACCCGAGCAAGATTCATCCGCTTTGACGGTGACACATGCTACATGTACATGGTACATGCAGCTATCAATAAGGACGTTTCTTCTACGTAGAATTAAACGAGTTGGATAATGAGGAAACCGCGTGACAGAATTTTGGTTGTGGCTTAGGTTTCATAGACATCGCTCAGCCTTCACTCTTCTTCCACGACCGAGGTTGTAGTAGTACTAAACAGTTTGTTGTGTGCCTGTCTTGTCCCAAATTGCCAAGCTTTAATGGTTCCTTGTGGCGTAGGCACAACAAATAAAGATGACGACGGGCCATCAAAGCTCAGGCCGTGAGGAGGACTTGAGATGTGCAGATTTTTTCATGGTTTCCGTCGATTCTAGCAGAAAGTACACCATCGCCTCCTAATTGCCCGAAAGCTCGAAGATATTTAATTAAGGCCAGCTGTTTGTTTTAGTGGGAACTTCTGGCATTTTCATGTTGGCAGGCAATCAAGGACCTACTACTTAATTACACGGGTAAATAGAACCCTTGCAAGGACGATGCATAGAGTTTTTGACAATGTCCTTCCTCCACCGAAATTGTTGTGCACACGACGGTACACACACGACATGCAGCCAACACTTATATCAAGGACGCCGATAAATGTCACACGTGTGGACGTTAGAGGGtctgcccacacattttgtgtggtgtataagagaaacagcccacacacctacgtgtgggtaAAAAAAGTAATGCCCACACACCTTTTTTCCCcctcccgatccctctcacacgcgtgcgtgtgggcgaaatagataacgtcCACACGCCCCGTACGCCAGGCCTCGTATCTCGTGGTCCCGCACGTccgcgtgacagtcaccgcgcgtcccgcagttgccatggtccagaccctcgtccatgttcgtttaactgcagttgccatgtcgctgaacttcggttgccatgtcggacaactacagttgccatggttgctcaactgcagttgccatgtatggtctgatctactgcagttgccataattttaaaactttaggagttgccacccactaacactaggcaattgccatgtagcactacaaaaaggcatggcaaaaaaacatgttcgggtaaaagagagagttgccatgtgctcacaagcacgctagggcagttgccatgtaaaagaaagagttgccatctgcttacgtgcacactacggcagttgccatgtaccatgcaaaaacacatggcaactcgggtaaaagaagagttgccatctgcttacaagcaaagctagggcagttgccatgtacctgcAGAAACATATGGCAACTGCCAGCTTTGGGTGTGGgctaggagacgggcgtgtgggcgaagtgataaacgcccacacaccagccccttcTGCGTACGTGAAACTAGTGTGTGGGCGAATTGCTAAacacccacacaccagcccccccgtgtggtgaaaaaaggacgtgtgggcgacggaatgaatgcccacacaccagcttagtcctacgtggcacacaaaaactgctagaacgcgccaagattcgtgcagaattgGTTGGACGAGGATCCATGCGTATGGGCGAGTTGCCAGACGCCCACGCGTGTGGGCGTTAGACTTTTCATATATCAAACGGTGGAGCAGTGCTGCTGCGTGCATCAGATGGCGTGAACTTCAGCATCGTTCAGAAAAACGTCTCTGTACTGTCGTGTGTATAGCAGGGTTCTTCCTCCACACAATCTTGGTCCATGTTTAATAGTCCCTTCCCAGGTTGAATGGAAGGAAACTAATAAAATATAAGTTTCCATCAAACCAAAAGTGAACATAATATCATTGGAAACTACATTCAAATACGAATCCGCTAATATAATTTTTATGATATGCATTAATATTTTGCTAGTTAAGGCCTCTTttagttcataggataggattatcgtaggaataggaatcttgtaggaaatgagataacatgtatcttaaatcctatgagtaggaataggaaacgagATGTCATTTAGTTGACACCAAggaattttttccattgagtctaggctcatttttattttcctatgaaatgtgaaggataggaaccaatcctatgtaggaataagAATCCATTTATATGAagcaaagggctctaaaggaaaaaaatcctataagaatcctatcctctagaattcctatgaaattccttcaaaccaaaggaggcctaaatgTGTGGTAAAAAATTGACCCAAAATACGACGGGGGCTAATAAACTCGGATTGAGTTAATATCTATCATGGTCTTAATAAACCTGCTTTTCGAGCGATATGGACCAAGGTAGATCATACATCAACTCAGAGATATCATATCAAGCTAATATACGTTACTCCTATGTTCTATCATACAAACCAGAAACATATCAGAAGATTCAACCCTTAAATTGTAGGAACTAATATGATTCATCTCTCCAAACTCTGAGTCCATATTGTGATAGAAATAGATAAAATCTTCTGTTAGTGTGGCCATCATATCAGAATAATTGTAGGAACTAATAAGAAGATCATTCGGAGTGCCATGTTTTCCCTGAGCTATGATATTGAAACCTTCGCAGTGCCCACAATATTGTTCATCATATGGATGCACAATCTTTGCCCCAATAAACTCACAAAAAAACATCAAACTTGCATCAAAACAAAGAAAGGAACTAGATTATAAAGAAAACATATAACAATTTTGGAGCTGCAACAAAGAAATTTGGTCCCTTGGCTGTTGCCAAGAAGTTCGTGTGGAAGTACTCAAATGGGAACCTCTTCTTAAAAAGAGCAACACTTGATCCGCCGGGTACACTAGGATTCACACCTCAAATGATACgaatttgtgacgcccggataatcaagctacagtaaccatctactaatgatgccaccttacctcggttactgttgctaatctcgcgttagttcgaaactgattcaaattcacgttcaaaatcaaatcaaacggtaaaagttttcaaactttaaaactaaaatgttcgagttgtgccaaataatgcaaggGTAATTATGATGTAGAAACctcacttttataaaatgtttaaaggctctaaaataattaaaacGGTAGGTAAAACAATTAAGTAAATACCTTTTATAGTTAATATAATATTTTCTAAGGCACTGGTCTAACTTGATATGCTAATCTAGGTGCTAAGGACGTTTCTTTTCAAAACTAAAATAATTAGATCCTAAAatataaacagaaaaggaaataacgaaaataaataaaagaactaaaactaaaactaaccagaaaaaaaggagaaccccccccccccccgccatggcccagatggcctcggtgccaaacaggccggcccagccgacgccTACATCacccctggggcgaccgaaccctagcggtccctccccagtcgccccactccccactcccctcgcccccactcgccccccccccacgatctggatcgggatTGCCCCAATCCCGCGCCGCCCCCGCGACCTCGACGACggcgcccgtcgccggcgccgcaCTGCTGCCGTCGCCTCCCCTCTTCCCTCCTTTGCgcccccccgattggatcgggggatggaaccgccgccgccgcccggaacgCCACCGCCGCGGCCTGCCTTGTCAacggccacctcgccggactgcctcctcctccccgccggactgcctcctcgtcACCACATCGACGGTGTCCCCGCCCCCCTCCTCGACCCTCGTTGCCCCGTGCCCTACGCccccggtgaggccctcggcctcctctttCCCCTCCATTCCTCTCTGCTCCTGTGGCCATGCCGCTCGTCGCCGTAGCCCGTGCTCGTCTCGCCCCCCCGGTGCTTGCTGCTGCCCCGCGCGCCTCCACGCGCTGACCGGCCCCGTCCTCTCCTCCACCTCCCCACGTTGCGCCTGAACGGCGCCCCGGCGCGCGCCTGGCTCCGCCCCGGCCCCTCGCTCACCGTGCCGCTCACTCCGCTGTGGCTGCGGCCACCTCCGGCGACGCGTCGTCGCCCGCTCGGCCCTCATACGGGTCGGGCGCCCGCAGCGCCTAGTCGGGTGCGCCCCTGCTGGCCGCGCCCATTTGCCCATACCCAACGCCCGTTAAGGCCCCTctgggtcacagacatgtggggcccagcccacagaacgtttaaaaaaatggaaattgaaaataataataataataataaaataaatgaataataatttaattagttaattaattaaaggattaattaacttaattaattttggttAATTAAACTAAAcgactaattaaactaattaatcatgattagttagtctagtcaatgatgaacgggacccacacgtcagtttgaccagtcaacacccctgttgactgctgacgtcatgttgacgtcagcgtgcactgttctggataattttggattaaaataattaaataaatgctaaaaagtgatttaaatcttttaaaataaatataaaataaaccgtagctcagatgaaaatactttgtacatgaaagttgctcagaacgacgagacgaatccggatacgcagcccattcgtccaccacacatccctagcataacgaacacgcaacttttcctctccggttcatttgtccgaaaacacgaaactctggggataatttcccggatgtttccccccttcgccggtatcacctcctaccgcgttagggtacacctagcaccgcgcattgtcatgtcatgcatcgtcatgtttatgtttgcattatatttattgtttcttccccctcttctctcgttcgacaccgagaccgacaccgctgctacccagtacgactacggtgttgacgacccctccttctcggctgagcttccaggaaagccccccccttgatcaccagatatcgcctattccttctctatactgcttgcattagagtagtgtagcatgttactactttcggttaatcctattctgatgcatagcctgtcattgttgctaaagttgctacccttacctgctatcctaaatacttagtataggatgctagttttccatcagtggccctacattcttgtccgtctgccatgctatactattgggccgtgatcactagggaggtgatcacgggtatatactatatattttatatacatgacacatgtggtgactaaagtcgggtcagctcgttgagtacccgcaagtgattctgatgagggggctgaaaggacatgtggctccatcccggtagaggtgggcctgggttcccgacggcccccgactgttactttgtggcggagcgacagggcaggttgagaccacctaggagagaggtgggcctggccctggtcggcgttcgcggatacttaacacgcttaacgagatcttggtatttgatctgagtctggccattggcctatacgcactaaccaactacgcgggaacagttatgggcactcggcgtcgtggtattagccgaagccttcgtgacgtcagcgaccgagcggcgcgccggattggactagaaagcctgctaggctaggtctgcttccggccgcccacgcaacgtgtaggtgtgcaatgggcgatgggcccagacccctgcgccataggatttag
Protein-coding regions in this window:
- the LOC123164406 gene encoding berberine bridge enzyme-like Cyn d 4, coding for MATLRGRGLALAFLASLLLAAVPSMASSDDFLQCVRDKIPGELVYTQCSSSFAGVLVNYIKNAKFVNTTAKPLCIVTPTDASHVQAAIRCGRGHGVRLRVRSGGHDYEGLSYRSARQEVFGLLDLAALRAVSVDEAASTAWVESGATIGELYYAVAKNNPRLAFPSGECPTIGVGGHFSGGGIGMMMRKYGLSIDRVVDAKLVNANGDLLDRAGMGEDLFWAIRGGGGGNFGVVLSWKVQLVPVPATVTVFNIAKTLEQGAIDILTKWQDVAPALPSELTITVMVTGQQAVFRALYLGECGSLASTMRDRFPELNMTSADCQPMTWLQSAALSFFSFTNSKPVEDVLLPRPASPTTFSKGKSDYVRRAIPKAVWKEIYASWFTMKGAGVIVLEPHGGFMCGVPEDATPYPHRRGVLYVIQYIAYWMSADGGPAATSWLDGFYGFMAHHVTKHPREAYVNFRDLDIGQNALEDDFGAAENARFWGQRYFLSNYEKLAKVKAAVDPTNYFRNEQSIPPMANQPRE